The genomic interval GCGCTCCCGCCGGTCGTCGGCCAGCACGCTCCGCGACCGGTGCCGGTCGTCGAACCGACGCTCGACGACCTCCGGCGGGCCAGCGACGGGAGCCTCCGCCGCGCCGTGGAGGGGCGCGCCTCGGTCGGTGCGGCCGAGTACGACAAGGACGGCCCCGACGCCGAGTCGCCCGTGACCGAAGGAGTCGGAGCCAACGGAGAGGCGGACGCGAGTGGGGCCGACCGGACCGCGGACGGGTCCGAGACGGCAGACCCGCCCGCAGCCTCCGCCGACTGGCCGACCCGAGACGCGGGGGGCGACAGCTGATGGCGCGTCGCCTCCGGTGGCGCGGCGCGGTCGTCGCGGCCGCGATACTGGCCGGGTACGGCGCTGTCGTGGCCTCGGGGACGCTGCTGCTCGCCGCGACCATCCCGCTGGCCTATCTGGCCTACGGCGCCGTCTCGACGGCGACAGTGCCCGCGGAGCTCGCGGTCACGCGCCGCATCGAGCCCCGGGTCGCGCCGCCGGGACGGCCGGTGACTGTCACGCTGTCGGTGACGAACGACGGCGACCGGACGGTGTCGGACCTCCGGGTAGTCGACCCGGTTCCGCCGGCGCTGGCCGTCCTCGACGGGAGCCCCCGCGGCGGCCGAACGCTCGCGTCGGGGGAGACCCTGACGCTCACCTACACAGTCGTCGCCCGCCGGGGTGAGTTCGATTTCCCGCCGGCCCGCCTGCGGGTCCGGGGCGCGGGAGCGGGCGCCGTCGCGACGGCCGACCGACAGCCCGCGGGCGACGGCCGGCTCGTCTGCCGGCTGGACGCCGACGCCCCGCCGCTGTCCGACGCGGGCGACACCCGCGTCGGCCGGCTCACGACGGAGACGCCCGGCGACGGCCTCACCTTCCACTCGACGCGGGAGTACCGCCACGGCGACCCCGCGGGGCGAATCGACTGGCGCGGCTACGCCAAGCAGTCGGAGCTCTCGACGGTCAACTACGACAGACAGGTGTCGGCCACCGTGGTGTTCGTTCTCGACGCCCGCTCGGTCTCGCGAGTCGCCGCGGGGCCGGGCCGACCGACCGCGGTCGAACTCGGGGCGTACGCGGCGACGCGGGCCATGAACACGCTGCTGGCCACCGGACACGACATCGCTGTCGCCGTGGTCGGCGTCGACGGCGACGGGCCCGGCGGCCTCACGTGGCTCCCGCCCGGCGCCGGGAGCCAGCAGCGCTCGAAGGCGATTTCGGTGCTCGACGACGCCATCGACACACCACCGGCACCCGACAGCGCGGCCACGCGCCAGGCGCGGAAGCTCGGCGAACTGGCCGGTCGAGAGGCGCAGTTCGTCCTCGTCTCGCCGCTGCTGGACGACGCGCCGGTCGAGATGGTGGGCCTGTGGTCCGGCACCGGCCAGTCCCGGACCGTGCTCTCACCGGACATCGTAGCTTCGAACACGGTGAGCGGCCAGTACGAGCAGGTCCGGCGCCGCACGCGTCTGTCCCGCTGTCAGGCGGGCGGGGCCCGGGCGATAGACTGGCGACGCGGGACACCGCTGCCGACGATACTGGAAGCGGTGTTCGCCGTCGAGGCCCACCGGGCCGGCGCCGGCGTCCGCGCGGGGGGTGGCCACTGAATGGCCATCGGTGGCACCCGGCTCGACAACCCCTCTGCCGTCGGTGACGAGGGGCGGCCACGCGGGGCGAGTCTGACAGTCGTCGCGGTCATCGTCGTCGGCGTGCTGGCCGCGGCCGGCTTCCTCGTCGGCCAGCCGCTCCTGTTTAGCTCCTTCGGGCTGCTGGTCGGCCTCGCCTCGGCGGGTCTCGCGTTGCTGTGTCGCGACCGGCTCGGGCCGGTGGTGCTCGGTCACCTGCTCTTTCTCCCGTCGGCGGTCGTCCTGGCCGCGCTGGTGGCGGTCAGTGGGCTGGTGGCGTTCGCCCGGCCGGGACTCGTGTTCCTCGTCGTGGGGGGACTCGCCGCCATGTTCGGCGTGGCGGCCGGCTGGAACGACGCGTTCGACAGGGAGACTGTACAGACGGCACTCGGCAGTAGCGTTATCTCCTACGTGTTCTGGCTCGTCGCGGTGGTCGTCGTCGGCATCGCCGTGGCGCTTGGCATCGCCGGACGGCAAGTCGTGCTCTCGCTCACCCGCGGGACCGGTCCGGTCGCCGGTCTGTTCGGCCTGCTGGCCCTGCTCGGGGTGGCGGGGGGCTGTCTGTACCTGGCGGTGCGGGCGATTCCGGCCGTCCAGCTCACCCCCGTCCACCGGCGCCCGGCGGCGAGAGCGCGATACATGCGCCTGCGGTCCACGCTGGTCTACGTCACGGCGGGCGCGTGGGGCCTGGCCGCCGTCGCCGTGGCCGGGCTGGTGGCCGGGGTCCTCCAGACGGTGCTCGCCATCCCGCCGATATCGGGGCTCGTCGCGGTCGTCGCCGCGCTGACCGCGATTCCGCTGGCCTGTGTGGCGGTCCTCTCCGTCCTCATCGCCGCGGTCGCCTGGGTCGCCCGTCGGGCCACGTCGGGCTTCGACAGCCTCTCGACGGGGACCGTCGGGGCCGCCGTCGCGGCCCTCTGTTACGTCTTCGCCCTGCTCGTTCTGGTCCCGACGCTCGCGCGGTTCGGGGCCGTCGGCCTCACGTTTTTCTTCGCCATCCCGGTGCTTCCCGTGCTCGTCTACGCCATCCTCGTCATCGTTCTCGTGGGGTTCTACACCGGCGCGATTCCGGGGCGGGCGGGCTCGGTCGCGGTGGCCGCGGCGGGGCTGATAGCCGTCGGGCTGGGCGCCGCGCTGGTCGGGTTCCCGTCGCTGTTCGTCTTCGGCGCGGTGGCCGGCGGCCTCGTGGTGTGGGACGTGGGGACTTTCGGCCTCGGCGTGACGGCCGAGCTCGGTCACATCCCCGAGACGCGCCGGCTGGAGCTGTACCACGGCGTCATCGCCGTCGGTATCGCCCTGCTGGGAATCGCGGCGCTTTCGGCGCTCGATATCGCGCGCCGGTCCGTCGGGCCGGCGGTCGGCACCCCGGCGACGATGGGCGTCGCCGTCCTCGGCGTGGTCCTCGTGGCGCTGGCGCTGCGGGGCTGACAGGGACTTTCTATCCGCCCTGCCCTCCGAGAAAAAACCGATAGCCGACGCGGAGACCGGCGACATCGTCCAATGGCACACTTTCATGACAGCGGAGGACAACCACCGAGTATGAGCGAGCGAGCCCTGACGCCCGCGGACGCGGCCCGGCGCTGTCAGGACATCGTCGACCGCGTCGAGGAGGCAGTCGTCGTCGACAGGCGGGTGCTGTACGAGACACTCGCGGCCGTCATCGCGCGGGGCCACGTCCTCGTCGAGGACGTGCCGGGGACGGGAAAGACGGTGCTGGCCCGCGTGCTCGCGGAGTCGCTGGGGCTCCGGTTTACGCGCATCCAGTTCACGCCCGACCTGTTGCCGGCGGACGTGACCGGCTCGAACATCTACGACGAGCACGAGGGCGCGTTCGAGTTCGCACAGGGGCCGGTGTTTACGAACGTCGCGCTGGCCGACGAGATAAACCGCGCGCCGCCGAAGACGCAGGCCGCCCTGCTGGAGTCGATGGAGGAGCGCCAGGTGAGCGTCGACGGGACGACCCACGACCTCCCGGAGCCGTTCGTCGTCATCGCCACCCAGAACCCGGTCGAACAGGAGGGGACGTTCCGGCTGCCGGAGGCCCAGCGGGACCGTTTCAGCGTCAAGACCTCGATGGGATACCCCGACGTGGACGGGGAGATGGGGCTGCTGGAGATGCGGGACAACAGACGGACCCTCGCCCCCAGCGTCGACCCGGTCGTCACGCCGGAGACGGTCCTCGAACTGCAGGAACTCGCGGAGGACATCCGGGTCGACGAGAAGATACGACGCTACATCATCGACCTCGCACGGGCGACGCGACAGGACGACCGCACCGATATCGGCGTCTCGCCCCGTGGCGTCCAGCGGGTGTTCGAGGCGGTCCGGGCCAGCGCCGTCATCGACGGCCGCGAGTACGCGACGCCCGAAGACGTAAAGCGGATGGCGCAGGCGACGATGAGCCACCGGCTCATCCTGACGACCGAGGCGACGGTCGAGGGCGTGGACTCGGACGACATCGTCCGGACGGCGATGGACAGCGTCGACGTGCCCGCCGTCTCGCCGGCCGCGCCGTCCGTCTCGGGCACCGGCGACGCCAGTGTGAACGGCGGGCACGAACAGCTCGACCCCGACCCGGCAGTCGAGGACGGTGACGAACCGCCGCGACGGGACGGCGAGCAGGGCACCAGCCCGCCGGAACCAGCGGCGTCCGGGAGCCGGCGGGGTAACGGTCACGACGACCATGCGTCGCCGGACCCCGAGGACACGTCGGACGGGCAGCCCGACGAGACCGCCGTCGACGAGTCCGAAGACGAAGACGACGACGGGCTGGGCGACCTGTTCACGGACGGCGGCGAACAGTCCTAAACGGTTTCCCGTCGCCGCCCGGGAGAGGACGTATGGAAAGCGAGACCAACGTTCTGGGCGGGGAGCTGTCGGCCTGTTCGATGGGCCCGACGACGGGTTTTATGCGGGACGGCTACTGCTATCCGCTCCAACGCGACCCCGGCCGCCACGAGATCTGTGCGGTGATGACCGACGACTTCCTCCAGTACAGCAAGGCACAGGGCAACGACCTCGTGACACCTCGACCGGAGCTCGACTTTCCGGGACTGACCCCCGGCGACCACTGGTGTGTCTGTGTCCCGCGCTGGATAGAGGCTCACGAGGCCGGTCACGCGCCGCCGGTCGTCCTCGACGCGACGAGCGAGGACGTGCTGGACGACGTGTCGATGGAGACGCTTCGGGAGTACGCGCACGACAGCGGGGAGTGATCCCTCGAAAGGGCACTCCGCTGCGCTGGGGGTCTCGCGTCTGGCGCTTGTCGGCGGAGTTCTGGGGCTGTTCCTGTGTCCGTGCCTCGGGTTCGCGCTCGCGTTCAACCCCACGCCCAACGCGGCAGTGACGCTGACCGACAGCGTTTTTCCGGCCCCAGTCGTTGCTATGCCCGTGCAATTACGCGGTGTCGTCGTGGAGGTCGAGGCGCCAAAGACCGTCAACACGCAGTACGGCGAGTCAGAACTCTGTGAGGTGACGCTGCGGCCCGACCGCGGGGCCGGCGAGCCGACGACCGTGACGCTGTGGGGCAAGTGGACCGAGACTGCGGAGTATCTCGAACCGGGGATGGAGCTGGCCGTCTACGACCCGGACGAGCGCGAGTACCAGGGCGAGACCCAGTACTCCGTCGGCGGGGACTCGACTGTCGTCGTGGAGCCGTCCTTCCTCGTGGACGTGACCGACATCCGGGCGTGGGTGCAGTGTCCGCGGATGTACTACCTGCGGAAACTCGACGGGGCCGAACTGGCCTACCCGCTGGTGAAAGGGACAGTCGTCCACGAGGTGTTCGGTGACCTCCTCCGGGGCCGGGACGTGGAGACGGCCATCGACGACCAGGTTCACGAGGCCGGGCTCGACATCGGGCTCCTCGGTCGAACCGCCGAGGAGGTGGCCGGTGACGTCCGCGACCACGCGAAAGCCATCGAGGGGTGGCTCCAGCAGGGGACGCTCTCGGAGACGGACCAGTGGCGCTCCGAGATGACGCTCATCTCCGAGCGCTACGGGATGAAAGGGCGGGCCGACGCCGTCCGCAGGGGGATGCCCGTCGAGCTGAAGACCGGGAAAAACACCAAGCGCGAGCCCCGCTTCCAGGACAAGATTCAGGCGACGGCGTACGCGCTGATGCTGGGCGAACGCGAGGCGGAGTCGCTTTCGGCCAGCGCGGTGATGGCCGGCGACGGCGGGGCCGCCCAGACTCCCATCGACGCGGCGCCCGACACCGGGACGCTCCTCTATACGAAGAACGCCGCCGTCGAGCGCACCGAGGAGAGCGGCGACCTCTCGCCGGCCAAGGAGTTCTCCATCGGTGCGGGGCTTCTGAAGTACGTCGTCCGAACGCGCAACGCCATCGCCGCGATGGAACACGACAGCGGGGTGCCGACGGGGTACGAGGCCAACGCCAAGTGCGAGTACTGCTTCGAGCAGGACACCTGCATGGCCGTCTCGGGCCGACTGGACCAGGAGTCCAAGGCCGGACAGGTGGGTGTGGCTATCCCCGACGAGGAACGGGCGTACTTCGAGCGGTTCTACCGCGCCATCGAGGCCGAACGCCGCGCGGTCCACCGCGAGTACGCCAAGCTCTGGGAGCAGACGCCGGAGGAGCGGGCCGACGACGACCGGGCGCTCGTGAACCTAGAGCCCACGGGTCGCACCGAACTCGACGGCGGCCGCTGGGAACTCCGGGCGAACGGGACAGGCGCCGTCTCGAAGATACGCGAGGGGGACTTCGTGATGGCCAGCGACGGCGACCCCGTCAACGGCGACGCCGAGCTGGGGCGGGTTCGGAGACTCGCCGACGGCGAAATCGTCGTCACGACCGACGAGCCACTCGACCTGCGCCGGCTGGACGTCTACCCCTCCGAGATAACGACCGACCGTCTCCAGAACGCGCTCCACGACGCCCTGCTCACCCAGCCGCCCGAGCGAAAGGACGTGCTGTTCGGGCGGCGAGACCCCTCGTTCGAGGCCGTCGAGGAGACCTTTATCGACAACAACGCCGCCCAGAACGAGGCCTGCCAGCTGGCCGTCGGGGCCGATGACTTCGCGCTCGTCCACGGGCCGCCCGGGACGGGCAAGACGTACACGCTCGCCCGGATGGTCCGTGCGCTCGTGGAGCAGGGTGACCGGGTGCTCCTCTCCGCGTTCACGAACCGCGCCGTCGACAACGCCATCGAGGCGCTCGAAGAACAGGGCTTTAGGGACATCGTCCGCGTCGGCACCGAGAGCGGCGTCCGCGAGGACATGCAGAGATACAGGCTGGAGCAGTCCGGCGACCCAGAGGAGTGCGCCGGGACGCTCCGGAACGCGCAGGTCGTGGCGGCGACGACCGCGACCTGTGGCGGGACCGCGATGCAGAGCCAGTCGTTCGACACCGCCGTCGTCGACGAGGCCGGCCAGCTCACGGAACCCGGGACGCTCGCGGCGACGACGCTCGCCGACCGGTTCGTCCTCGTC from Halomicroarcula saliterrae carries:
- a CDS encoding AAA domain-containing protein; the protein is MQLRGVVVEVEAPKTVNTQYGESELCEVTLRPDRGAGEPTTVTLWGKWTETAEYLEPGMELAVYDPDEREYQGETQYSVGGDSTVVVEPSFLVDVTDIRAWVQCPRMYYLRKLDGAELAYPLVKGTVVHEVFGDLLRGRDVETAIDDQVHEAGLDIGLLGRTAEEVAGDVRDHAKAIEGWLQQGTLSETDQWRSEMTLISERYGMKGRADAVRRGMPVELKTGKNTKREPRFQDKIQATAYALMLGEREAESLSASAVMAGDGGAAQTPIDAAPDTGTLLYTKNAAVERTEESGDLSPAKEFSIGAGLLKYVVRTRNAIAAMEHDSGVPTGYEANAKCEYCFEQDTCMAVSGRLDQESKAGQVGVAIPDEERAYFERFYRAIEAERRAVHREYAKLWEQTPEERADDDRALVNLEPTGRTELDGGRWELRANGTGAVSKIREGDFVMASDGDPVNGDAELGRVRRLADGEIVVTTDEPLDLRRLDVYPSEITTDRLQNALHDALLTQPPERKDVLFGRRDPSFEAVEETFIDNNAAQNEACQLAVGADDFALVHGPPGTGKTYTLARMVRALVEQGDRVLLSAFTNRAVDNAIEALEEQGFRDIVRVGTESGVREDMQRYRLEQSGDPEECAGTLRNAQVVAATTATCGGTAMQSQSFDTAVVDEAGQLTEPGTLAATTLADRFVLVGDHQQLPPVVQSDDETLSTSLFQRLIEAFPEAGVMLDRQYRMAQRIQAFASREFYDGQLRPATGAVAAQRIDDLEGVTMDALPAHLRDGVSFVDPDGARTGNTNPAEADAVAQVVTAYREAGVPAGDIGVIAPFRAQVAELNRRLPEVAVDTVDRFQGSSKEVIVVSFVATGGLDGPIFEDYRRINVALTRAKKALVLVGDAEALGTDAVYGRMVEWASS
- a CDS encoding DUF2237 family protein, whose product is MESETNVLGGELSACSMGPTTGFMRDGYCYPLQRDPGRHEICAVMTDDFLQYSKAQGNDLVTPRPELDFPGLTPGDHWCVCVPRWIEAHEAGHAPPVVLDATSEDVLDDVSMETLREYAHDSGE
- a CDS encoding DUF58 domain-containing protein, which codes for MARRLRWRGAVVAAAILAGYGAVVASGTLLLAATIPLAYLAYGAVSTATVPAELAVTRRIEPRVAPPGRPVTVTLSVTNDGDRTVSDLRVVDPVPPALAVLDGSPRGGRTLASGETLTLTYTVVARRGEFDFPPARLRVRGAGAGAVATADRQPAGDGRLVCRLDADAPPLSDAGDTRVGRLTTETPGDGLTFHSTREYRHGDPAGRIDWRGYAKQSELSTVNYDRQVSATVVFVLDARSVSRVAAGPGRPTAVELGAYAATRAMNTLLATGHDIAVAVVGVDGDGPGGLTWLPPGAGSQQRSKAISVLDDAIDTPPAPDSAATRQARKLGELAGREAQFVLVSPLLDDAPVEMVGLWSGTGQSRTVLSPDIVASNTVSGQYEQVRRRTRLSRCQAGGARAIDWRRGTPLPTILEAVFAVEAHRAGAGVRAGGGH
- a CDS encoding glycosyl transferase, whose amino-acid sequence is MAIGGTRLDNPSAVGDEGRPRGASLTVVAVIVVGVLAAAGFLVGQPLLFSSFGLLVGLASAGLALLCRDRLGPVVLGHLLFLPSAVVLAALVAVSGLVAFARPGLVFLVVGGLAAMFGVAAGWNDAFDRETVQTALGSSVISYVFWLVAVVVVGIAVALGIAGRQVVLSLTRGTGPVAGLFGLLALLGVAGGCLYLAVRAIPAVQLTPVHRRPAARARYMRLRSTLVYVTAGAWGLAAVAVAGLVAGVLQTVLAIPPISGLVAVVAALTAIPLACVAVLSVLIAAVAWVARRATSGFDSLSTGTVGAAVAALCYVFALLVLVPTLARFGAVGLTFFFAIPVLPVLVYAILVIVLVGFYTGAIPGRAGSVAVAAAGLIAVGLGAALVGFPSLFVFGAVAGGLVVWDVGTFGLGVTAELGHIPETRRLELYHGVIAVGIALLGIAALSALDIARRSVGPAVGTPATMGVAVLGVVLVALALRG
- a CDS encoding AAA family ATPase, producing MSERALTPADAARRCQDIVDRVEEAVVVDRRVLYETLAAVIARGHVLVEDVPGTGKTVLARVLAESLGLRFTRIQFTPDLLPADVTGSNIYDEHEGAFEFAQGPVFTNVALADEINRAPPKTQAALLESMEERQVSVDGTTHDLPEPFVVIATQNPVEQEGTFRLPEAQRDRFSVKTSMGYPDVDGEMGLLEMRDNRRTLAPSVDPVVTPETVLELQELAEDIRVDEKIRRYIIDLARATRQDDRTDIGVSPRGVQRVFEAVRASAVIDGREYATPEDVKRMAQATMSHRLILTTEATVEGVDSDDIVRTAMDSVDVPAVSPAAPSVSGTGDASVNGGHEQLDPDPAVEDGDEPPRRDGEQGTSPPEPAASGSRRGNGHDDHASPDPEDTSDGQPDETAVDESEDEDDDGLGDLFTDGGEQS